In a single window of the Cupriavidus basilensis genome:
- a CDS encoding IclR family transcriptional regulator, translating into MSHDAERTSRASPVQRALWILRALSDPQVRRLSDVARATGLDPATASRLLELLVAEGFVTRDASRRFGIGPEIFQLADVAQRRVDLRALARPSLERLVEEFEDTSVLTLASRGESVVADIELGTFPIRANYVEIGTRRPLGGGGAGSLAVLAWMPEAERTARTRLGKAQRARYPRLTAEVIGEQIEAARARGHALFLDWVVDKMGGIAVPLLDYEGRPLGALSVAALSERILSREAKMARRLKEEARRITGAWARRALGD; encoded by the coding sequence ATGAGCCACGACGCCGAGCGCACCTCCCGCGCCTCGCCTGTGCAACGCGCCCTCTGGATCCTGCGTGCCCTGTCCGACCCGCAAGTGCGCCGCCTGTCCGACGTGGCACGCGCCACCGGGCTGGACCCGGCCACCGCGTCGCGCCTGCTGGAGTTGCTGGTGGCCGAAGGCTTTGTCACTCGCGATGCCAGCCGGCGCTTTGGCATCGGCCCGGAGATATTCCAGCTGGCCGACGTAGCCCAGCGCCGGGTCGACCTGCGCGCGCTGGCGCGGCCGAGCCTGGAGCGGCTGGTGGAAGAGTTCGAGGATACCTCCGTGCTGACGCTGGCCAGCCGGGGCGAATCGGTGGTGGCGGATATCGAGCTGGGCACGTTCCCGATCCGCGCCAACTATGTCGAGATCGGCACACGCCGCCCGCTCGGGGGGGGGGGCGCTGGCAGCCTGGCGGTGCTGGCCTGGATGCCGGAAGCCGAGCGCACCGCGCGGACCCGGCTTGGCAAGGCGCAGCGTGCGCGTTACCCGCGCCTCACCGCCGAGGTGATCGGCGAGCAGATCGAGGCCGCCCGTGCGCGCGGCCATGCCTTGTTCCTGGATTGGGTAGTCGACAAGATGGGTGGCATCGCCGTGCCGCTGCTTGACTACGAGGGCCGCCCGCTGGGGGCGTTGAGCGTGGCGGCACTGAGCGAACGGATCTTGTCTCGCGAGGCGAAGATGGCACGCCGGCTAAAGGAAGAGGCGCGGCGCATCACCGGTGCGTGGGCGCGCCGGGCGCTGGGAGACTAG